The Armatimonadota bacterium genome includes a window with the following:
- a CDS encoding MoaD/ThiS family protein, with the protein MKVHIGHQRRYVALQGPRSVREMLRELDLNPETVIVIRGGELLTADAVLSPDDEVEIRPVVSGGGRDRTPGGGGMTSRPRVRMPTRRRRV; encoded by the coding sequence GTGAAGGTCCACATTGGCCACCAGCGCCGGTACGTCGCCCTACAGGGGCCGCGCTCGGTCCGGGAGATGTTGCGTGAACTCGACCTCAACCCGGAGACGGTGATCGTCATTCGCGGCGGCGAGTTGCTGACCGCAGACGCGGTGCTCAGCCCGGACGACGAGGTCGAGATCCGGCCGGTGGTGTCGGGTGGCGGGCGGGATCGGACCCCGGGCGGTGGGGGGATGACATCGCGGCCCCGCGTCCGGATGCCGACTCGCCGGCGGAGGGTTTGA
- a CDS encoding TIGR00269 family protein — protein MRCTTCRATASVEVRRHHAAFCGPHFLEWFESQVRRAIERERMFTRADRVLVAVSGGKDSLVLWDVLLRFGYQATGLHLNLGIHEYSRESEEKAASFAAVRGAELIVVDIPTEYGVGVEGLAEATGRVSCSACGLSKRYLFNKLALDRGFDVVATAHNLDDEAAVLLGNLISGNVDALVRQSPVLESTHPALVKKVKPLYRIAERETAAYAVLRGIDYILEECPNSVGARSLLLKEALNLLEHQAPGTKQNLYWNFLDRVRPLLRAQREPAEVRSCVHCGQPTTAEVCAFCRMTERAARRMRVRTAAGQDREDAVDVFAVGPARSAAER, from the coding sequence ATGCGCTGCACCACCTGCAGGGCGACCGCTTCCGTCGAGGTGCGCCGACATCACGCGGCGTTCTGCGGCCCCCACTTTCTTGAGTGGTTCGAGAGTCAGGTCCGGCGCGCCATCGAGCGGGAACGCATGTTCACCCGGGCCGACCGTGTGCTGGTCGCGGTGTCGGGAGGCAAGGACAGCCTGGTTTTGTGGGACGTCCTGTTGCGGTTCGGCTACCAGGCGACCGGACTGCACCTGAATCTGGGCATCCACGAGTATTCGCGGGAGTCGGAAGAGAAGGCGGCGTCGTTTGCGGCGGTGCGCGGCGCAGAACTGATCGTCGTCGACATCCCCACCGAGTACGGCGTGGGCGTGGAGGGTCTGGCGGAGGCGACGGGCCGCGTGTCTTGCTCTGCGTGCGGGCTCAGCAAACGCTACCTGTTCAACAAGCTCGCCCTGGATCGGGGATTCGACGTCGTGGCCACCGCCCACAACCTCGATGACGAGGCTGCGGTTCTGCTGGGCAACCTGATCTCGGGCAACGTCGACGCGCTCGTGCGGCAGTCGCCGGTGCTGGAGAGCACGCACCCGGCGCTGGTCAAGAAGGTGAAGCCCCTGTACCGGATCGCCGAACGCGAGACCGCCGCCTACGCGGTGCTGCGCGGCATCGACTACATCCTCGAAGAGTGCCCCAACAGCGTCGGGGCGCGTTCGCTGCTCTTGAAGGAAGCGTTGAACCTCCTGGAGCATCAGGCACCCGGCACCAAGCAGAACCTCTACTGGAACTTCCTCGATCGGGTGCGGCCACTGCTTCGAGCCCAGCGGGAGCCCGCCGAGGTGCGCTCGTGTGTCCACTGCGGCCAGCCGACGACCGCCGAGGTGTGCGCCTTCTGCCGGATGACCGAGCGCGCGGCCCGGCGGATGCGTGTGCGCACGGCCGCAGGCCAAGACCGCGAAGACGCGGTGGACGTCTTTGCGGTCGGTCCCGCGCGGTCGGCCGCCGAGCGTTGA
- a CDS encoding nitrite reductase (NAD(P)H) small subunit, which translates to MGSAGGFTRAARLEEVQRAGCLAVAVAGHTVALFAHQGRIYAVDNRCPHMGFPLHRGSVHDGILTCHWHHARFDLATGGTFDLWADDVRTFPVEVRDGEVWVDVSPRQDAVTHQRTRLRDGLERGLNLVIAKAVIGLLAAGEDAAEPFRIGLEFGARHRETGWGRGLTTLACLMNLIFCLYPEDRARALYHGLSHVAVDCAGSPPRHGVRPLPGQPADVAALRRWFRRFVEVRDAEGAERCIVSAVRAGAGARQIADMLFAAATDHRYAAGGHLLDFTNKALEALDLAGWEFAEPVLGSLAPGYAQAERMEESNAWRHPIDLVEVVEAAFEVIPDAAPAGRSKRGSWSGREALVPILLGHDPQAIADALVDGLRQGATAVELAAAVSYAAALRVAHFARSNEFSDWDTALHTFTFANAVEQGLRRLDGDSTEDPPALLRGVFDAAMSVYLDRFLNVPPARLPEPARVQDPEGLLRELADVLDRQQQVDEAGALVADYLASGGAPGRLLAALGALLLREDRDFHTVQMIEAAFRQFRHLGNTPAGAHVLIAAARYLAAHAPTMRSQGQTFQIAHRLHRGERLYADP; encoded by the coding sequence ATGGGTTCGGCAGGAGGGTTCACACGGGCGGCGCGGCTGGAGGAGGTGCAGCGCGCCGGTTGTCTGGCGGTCGCGGTGGCCGGGCACACCGTCGCCCTGTTCGCGCACCAGGGCCGCATCTACGCGGTGGACAACCGTTGCCCGCACATGGGCTTTCCATTGCATCGCGGCTCGGTGCACGACGGGATCCTGACGTGCCACTGGCACCACGCCCGGTTTGACCTCGCCACCGGCGGTACCTTCGACCTGTGGGCCGATGACGTGCGTACCTTTCCGGTGGAAGTCCGGGATGGCGAGGTGTGGGTGGACGTCTCGCCACGCCAGGACGCAGTCACCCATCAGCGGACCAGACTGCGGGACGGACTGGAGCGGGGACTGAACCTGGTGATCGCTAAGGCGGTGATCGGCCTGCTGGCCGCAGGCGAGGACGCGGCCGAGCCCTTCCGCATCGGGCTGGAGTTCGGCGCGCGGCATCGGGAAACCGGATGGGGTCGTGGGCTGACGACGCTCGCCTGTTTGATGAACCTGATCTTCTGCCTCTACCCCGAGGACCGGGCGCGGGCATTGTACCACGGCCTGTCGCACGTGGCCGTGGACTGCGCGGGCAGCCCGCCGCGCCACGGCGTCCGTCCGCTCCCCGGTCAGCCGGCCGATGTTGCGGCGCTGCGGCGGTGGTTTCGGCGGTTCGTGGAGGTGCGGGACGCGGAGGGCGCGGAACGGTGCATCGTGTCGGCGGTGCGGGCGGGGGCGGGCGCGCGGCAGATCGCGGACATGCTGTTCGCGGCCGCGACCGACCACCGGTACGCCGCAGGCGGGCACTTGCTGGACTTCACGAACAAGGCCCTCGAGGCGTTGGACCTGGCCGGGTGGGAGTTTGCGGAACCCGTTCTGGGCAGCCTCGCGCCCGGCTACGCGCAGGCTGAGAGGATGGAGGAATCCAACGCTTGGCGTCACCCGATCGACCTGGTCGAGGTCGTCGAGGCGGCCTTCGAGGTGATCCCCGACGCCGCGCCCGCCGGCAGGTCCAAGCGGGGTTCTTGGTCGGGCCGCGAAGCGCTCGTCCCGATCCTCCTTGGTCACGATCCGCAGGCCATCGCAGACGCGCTGGTGGACGGACTTCGGCAGGGAGCGACCGCCGTCGAGCTCGCCGCCGCGGTGAGCTATGCCGCGGCGCTGCGGGTCGCGCACTTCGCCAGAAGCAACGAATTCAGCGACTGGGATACGGCGCTTCACACCTTCACGTTCGCCAACGCGGTCGAGCAGGGACTGCGCCGCCTGGACGGAGATTCGACCGAGGATCCGCCGGCGTTGCTGCGGGGCGTGTTCGATGCGGCGATGAGCGTCTACCTGGACCGTTTCCTCAACGTGCCGCCGGCGCGGCTGCCCGAACCGGCGCGGGTGCAGGACCCCGAAGGCCTCCTGCGCGAGCTGGCGGATGTGCTGGACCGCCAGCAACAGGTGGACGAGGCGGGCGCGCTGGTCGCGGACTACCTCGCCAGCGGCGGGGCGCCGGGCCGACTGCTGGCCGCCCTAGGCGCGTTGCTCCTGCGAGAGGACCGCGACTTTCACACGGTGCAGATGATCGAGGCAGCCTTCCGCCAGTTCCGCCACCTGGGCAACACACCCGCGGGTGCGCACGTCCTGATCGCCGCGGCGCGCTACCTGGCGGCCCACGCGCCGACGATGCGTTCGCAGGGACAGACGTTCCAGATCGCGCACCGACTGCACCGCGGTGAACGGCTCTACGCCGACCCGTGA